In a single window of the Bacillus thermozeamaize genome:
- a CDS encoding transcriptional regulator, with product MSDLPKVIGERIRNFRKEKGLSQEELADIANLHATYIGQLERGEKNATLESIEKVANALEISLEDLFRSIQPKPNSQEFTISQIVTRLQTRSIEDQKTFLKLLDVLLEWKDQ from the coding sequence ATGAGTGATTTGCCAAAGGTTATCGGAGAACGGATACGAAATTTCCGCAAAGAAAAGGGATTGAGTCAGGAAGAATTGGCAGATATAGCCAATCTCCATGCTACATACATTGGACAATTGGAAAGAGGCGAGAAAAATGCTACGCTGGAAAGCATCGAAAAGGTGGCGAACGCTCTGGAAATTTCATTAGAAGACCTCTTTCGGTCGATCCAGCCTAAACCAAACTCTCAAGAATTCACAATTTCTCAAATCGTTACCCGCCTGCAAACACGAAGCATCGAAGATCAAAAAACGTTTCTAAAGTTGTTGGATGTATTGCTGGAATGGAAAGATCAGTAA